In the genome of Streptomyces sp. Q6, the window GTCGTCAGGAACGTCGTCGCGGGCAGCGAACCGTTCGACCGACGGGCGCCGTACGCGGTGGTGGCGTCGGTCGACGTGAAGGACGGGGTCGCGATGCCGCTGTCCCAGGTGTTGCCCGCGGAGACGGTCGACGAGCCGAGCTCGGCCGGGCCCGTGCCGTTCTTCACGGCGAGGTTCTTGCCGAGGCGGGCCGTACCGGTGGCGACGTAGTAGCCGGACGCGGTGTTGGCGTACGCCGTGTTGCGGTCGAGCTGGATCGCTCCGGTGTTGGAGTTCTCGGTGAAGCCGTGGAGGCTGTTGTTCCAGGCCGCGTCGTTGTTCACGACGTGGGCGGCCGTGGCGCCGCCGCCACCGAGCTTGAACCCGTTGCCGTTGCCCTCGAAGGCGGTGTCGTTCCAGCGGTTCTTGCCGTTGCCGTACGCCCACGAGTGCTCGATGGTGACCGGCGACGAGAACTGCCAGAGGTCCATGCCGTCGTCGGAGTTGTCGGAGAGGCGGGCGCCGGTGACCTTGTTGCCGGTGCCGGAACCGAACTTCACGGCGAGACCGTCCGCGTTCCGGCCGTGGCCCGCCGGGTCGTAGTTGCCGTGACTGTCCAGGTTCTG includes:
- a CDS encoding right-handed parallel beta-helix repeat-containing protein yields the protein MRTPARHRRTRAVPIAIAVAVAAGAGGVCLGLRPGDANAATTVTVSSTAQLETAVKNASAGTTIRIRGGTYYPTATLKSTANGTSADRITLAAYGGEQVKVDGSKLPDGSWLAGIYGDHWTVQNITWQNSPAQGFVATSSVGGVFKNLVTANNGDSGFTLRGDGTTNNLIQNLDSHGNYDPAGHGRNADGLAVKFGSGTGNKVTGARLSDNSDDGMDLWQFSSPVTIEHSWAYGNGKNRWNDTAFEGNGNGFKLGGGGATAAHVVNNDAAWNNSLHGFTENSNTGAIQLDRNTAYANTASGYYVATGTARLGKNLAVKNGTGPAELGSSTVSAGNTWDSGIATPSFTSTDATTAYGARRSNGSLPATTFLTTGSTTIGSTMN